ATGCTCCATCAGATCCATTGTCATCGAGATGGTCAGCCGCTCGGCCAGAAGCGAGTCGATCAGCGCCACCAGCCGGCCCAACAGATCCGAGACGATGGCAAGGCCGAATTCCGCCGCCAGCAGCAACATCAGATGATCGGTCAGACCGGATGAGAACCACTCGCCGATGGTGGCGGGACCGTCGAGCGCGATCAGGCGGACGACCTCATCGATGATCAGCTTGCCGATCCACAGCGAGGTGACCGGCACGACCGCGCGAAGCAGGCGCAGCGCCAATGTAGCCAGAGTCAGCGCCGGGGCCGCTTTCCAGACCATGCGCAGAAAGGGCGGGATGTTCTTCATCGCCGCCCAACGGGCTGCAAAGCTTTTCGGCGGCTCCTTGGGCGGTGGCGGCATCAGGCGGGCTCTGTCATCCGATGATTTGGTTTCGCCTCAAACGCCGTGGCAAGCGCGATCTCTTTCTGGGTGAGCGGGCCGGGGAAATGGCAGGCGGTCAGATGGGTTGCCTCTCCGGCAAGGGCAGGCTGGGTCTGCGCACAGGCGGGCAGCTCTCGCGGGCAGCGGGTGCGGAAGACGCAGCCCGAGGGCGGAGACATGGGCGAGGGCAGGTCTCCGGCCAGAGGGATGATGGTCTTGTTGCGCTCCAGCACGGGATCGGGAACCGGGACCGCTGACAGAAGCGCCTGCGTGTAAGGGTGCTGGGGATCGGCATAGAGCGACCCGGCCTCGGCGATTTCCATGACCCGGCCCAGATACATGACCAGCACGCGGTCGGAGATATGTTTCACCACCGACAGATCATGGGCGATGAAGATCAGCGCAAGGCCCAGTTCGCGCTGAAGAACGGCCAGAAGATTGATGACCTGCGCCTGAATCGACACATCCAGCGCCGAGACCGGTTCATCGCAAATGATCAGCTTCGGCTCGACGATCAGGGCGCGGGCGATGCCGATACGCTGGCACTGGCCGCCCGAGAATTCATGCGGATAGCGGTTGATCTGGTTGGGCAGCAGGCCCACCCGCTCCATGTTCATCTTGACGCGGCGGCGGACCTCATCGCGGCTGAGGCCGGGATGATGGGTGCGCAGTGGCTCGGCAATGATCTGGCCGACGGTCATGCGCGGGTTCAGCGAGGCGAGCGGGTCCTGAAACACCATCTGGATATCGCTGCGATAGCGCATCATCTGGCGCGGGCTGAGACCGATCAGGTTGATGCCGTCCTGCCATTTTGCGGTGCCGGTGGCCGGGACCAGCCCGATCAACGCCCGGGCAAGGGTGGATTTACCCGACCCGGATTCGCCGACAATGCCCAGGGTTTCGCCGGGATTGAGGGTGAAATCCACACCGCCCACGGCATGAAGCAGGCGCGGCGGCGTCCAGGGCATGTCGCCTTCGCGCCGGATCGGGAAGGTGACGCGCAGATCTCGCACGTCCAAAAGCGGCTCAGCGTTGGTCATCGGGCAGCTCCTGCGGGGGTCCGGCGGTGGCGGGGCCGACAGAGATCCCGTCGGTGATTTCGGCATCCGGTCCGGGCGTGGACAGATTGCCGGTTTCGTCGGCGGCGGGCTCGACCGGAAGATCCTGATGCGCGGCCGGTCCGGCGCGGACGATATCTGGATCGACGTGGCAGGCGCGGGTCCGTCCGGGGGCGAATTCGGTCAGCTTTGAGCGGGTTGCGACGCAGTCTTCAAGGGCGAAATCGCAGCGCGGGGCGAAGGCGCAGCCCGGCGGCGGGTTCGACATATTGGGCGGGCTGCCGGGAATGGCGGACAGCTTGGCGCCTTTCTGATCGACGCGCGGAATCGCCGCCAGAAGCCCCTTGGTATAGGGATGGGTCGGATCGGCGAAGATCGCATTGGTCGGCGCCTCTTCGCGGATGCGGCCGCCATACATGACCATGACCTCCTCGCAAGAGCCGGCGACGACGCCGAGATCATGGGTGATCAGCATCAGCGCCATGCCGAATTCGTCGCGCAGATCTTTGAGCAGAGTCATGATCTGCGCCTGAACCGTCACATCCAGCGCGGTGGTCGGCTCATCCGCGATCAGCACATCCGGCTGGCACAGCAGCGCCATCGCGATCATCACGCGCTGCCGCATCCCGCCCGAGAACTCATGCGGGTAAAGCCGCGCCCGGCCTCTGGCGTCGGGGATACGCACCGCGTCCAGCATGCGGATCGATTCCTGCACCGCCACGCCTTTCGACAGGCCGTGATGCAGGACCAGAACTTCGGCCATCTGATCCGCCACGCGCATATAGGGGTTCAGCGAGGTCATCGGGTCCTGAAAGATCATCGCGATATGCTCGGCGCGGATCCTGTTGATGATCTTCGGCTTTGCGTTCAGGATTTCCTGCCCGTCGAATGTGACGCTGCCCGTGGCGCGTCCGTTCTTGGCCAGCAGCCCCATGATCGCGAAGGAAAGCTGCGATTTTCCCGAACCGGATTCGCCCACCACGCCAAGCGTCTGGCCGCGATCCAGCGACAGGTTGATGCCGTTGACGGCGTGGACCTCACCATCATTGGTGGTGAAGCTGACATTCAGATCCTTTACCTCCAGAAGTGCCATATCAGCGGTCCTTCGGATCAAGCGCATCGCGCAGCCCGTCGCCGATGAAGAACAGCGCGAACAGCGTGACGCAGAAAAAACCAAGCGGGAAACCAAGCTGCCAGATCGTGCCATAGCGCATCGTTCCGGCTCCTTCCGAGATCAGCGCCCCCCATGAGGTCAGCGGTTCCTGCACGCCGAGGCCGAGGAAGCTGATGAAGCTTTCGGTCAGGATCATCAGTGGCACCAGCAGCGTGGCATAGACCGCGACGACACCCAGCAGGTTCGGCACGATATGGCGGATGATGATCTTCCATGTCGGCACACCGGTCGCCCGCGCCGCCTCGATGAATTCGCGGTTCTTCAGCGTCAGGGTCTGGCCGCGCACGATGCGCGACATCTCCAGCCATGAAATCAGCCCGATGCCGAGAAACAGCATCTCCAGCCGCCGTCCGAAGATCACCAGAAGCAGGATCAGCACGAACATATAGGGGATGGACAGCAGGATATCGACAAGGCGCATCATCACCTGATCGGTGCGCCCGCCGATATAGCCCGAGGTCGCGCCATAGAGCGTGCCGACCACCACCGCGACCAATGCGCCGACCGTGCCGACCATCAGCGAAATCCGCGTGCCCATCACCGTGCGGGCATAGATGTCGCGACCCAGATCGTCCGTGCCGAAATAATGCCCGTTCTCAAGCGAGGGCGCGCCCTGCGTCGCGGCAGATCCCATGACCATGAAGTCGATGGAGTCGTATTCCCACTCTGCCACCATCAGCCCGAAAATCGCGAAGAGGATGATCAGCACCAGCACGATCAGCGCGACCATCGCTGCCTTGTTCTTAAGAAAACGCTTGCGGGCATCAGCCCAAGGGCTGCGGCCGCGGACCTCTTCCGCCGCCATGTGGTCGGACATGCCCTTTATTTTATCGTTTTCGATCATGGTCATGGCGTCAATACCTGATCTTCGGGTCGATCCACGCATAGAGGATATCGACGATAAGGCTGAACAGGATCGTCAGCGCTCCGACAAGGATCGTGACCCCCATCATTACGGCGTAATCCCGGTTCAGCGCGGAATCCACGAAGCTTTTCCCGATCCCGCCGGTCGAGAAATACATGTCGATCACCACCGATCCGGTGATCATCGACACAAAGGCCGGGCCGAGATAGGAAATCACCGGCAGAAGTGCGGGTTTGAGCGCATGTTTGCGGATCACGCGGCTTTCCGGCAGGCCCTTGGCGCGGGCGGTGCGGATATGGTTGGAGCTCAGCACTTCCAGCATCGAGGACCGGGTGATCCGCGCGATTGAGGCCATATAGGATGTGCCAAGCGCGATTACCGGCATGATCCAGTAATCGGGGTTATCGAAGCTCCACCCGCCGCCGGGCAGCCAGCCGAGACTGAGCGTGAAGATCAGAACGAGGATCGGCGCCATGACGAAATTCGGCAGCACCTGCGCGCCGATGGAAATCCCGACAGCCAGATAATCCAGCCATGTATTCTGCCGGATCGCCGCCGCCGCCCCCAGACAGACGCCCACCACGACGGCAAGAATGAAGGACAGAAGCCCATAGGTCAGCGTCACCGGGAAACCGGCTGCGATGATCTCGTTCACCGTACGGTCGGGATAAACGAAGCTGGGACCGAAATCGAAATGGCGCAGAATACCCCAGACATAATCGACAATCTGCTTCCACAGCGGATCGTCCAGCCCGTATTTCGCCTCAAGATTCGCCAGAACCTGAGGGGGCAGGCCGCGTTCCTGCGTGAAGGGACCGCCAGGAGCGGCATGCATCAGCAGGAATGAAAATATGATCAGCAGCAGCAGCGTTGGGATCGCCACCGCCAGACGTCGCAAAATAAATCCGAACATCCTCTGGTTCCGTCAGGTGCCGCGAGGGCGGTAAGGGGCGCGCTTATAGGGCGCGGAGACCGGGACGGAAACCCCGTCCCGGTCATTGATGTCACGGCGCGATTAATGCGCAGTGATATACATGTCCTTACCGTACCAGTTATCCATCACGTTTTCGAGCGCCAGCCCCTTCACATAGGGCTTGATCATATCGACATTGGCGTAGTGATAAATCGGGATCAGCGGCAGTTCCGCGGCAAGGATCTGCTCGGCTGCAGTATATTGCTCATTCGGGTTGTCCGAGGTCACGGCCTCATCCAGCAGCGCGTCATACTCCGCGTTGTTGAACTCACCGTAATTCGACCCGGTCGAGCGGAAATAATCGAGATAGGTCGAGGCTTCGTTGTAATCCGCACACCATGCATAGCGGGCCAGTTCGAAATCCTGATTCTGCATGCGGTCGGTATGGACCTTCCATTCCATATTGTTCAGCGTCAGATTTACGCCCAGAGGCTTCCACATCTGCTGTGCGACCACGGCGATCTTCTTGTGGTCCTCGGAGGTGTTATAGTTCAGCGTCAGATTCAGCGGATTATCCGGGGTATAACCGGCTTCCTCCAGCAGGCGCTTGGCCTCGGCGGTGCGGTCCTCCTGCGTCATGCCGGCCATTTCGATCTCGGGCATCTCGAAGCCCTCGGTGGCCCAATGGGTCCAGTTATAGGACGGGCGCTGACCGCCCTGAAGCACCTGTTCGACGATGATGTCGCGGTTCAGGCCAAGGGCAAGAGCGCGGCGGATATTCGGGTCCTGCAACTCTTCGCGGCCTTTGTCCGACATATTGACCAGATAGGCATAGGAACAGGAATACGGCATCGAGACCGCCTCATCCGGGAATTCCTCTTTCAGGCGCGGATATTGCCCGGCGGGAATGTCCATCCGGTCCAGCTCTCCGGCCTGATAGCGGGTCAGGGCGACGTTCTGGTCGTTGACGGTGATGCCGGTCATCTTGGTCAGGATAACATTATCGGCGTCCCAGTATTCCGGGTTCTTTTCCATCGTGATGGTCACGCCGAGATTGTGATCGGTCAGCACGAAAGCGCCATTGCCGACCAGATTGCCCGGCTGGGTCCAGTCATCGCCAAATTCGTCCACTACCGATTTCAGCACCGGGAAGGTGGTCGTGTGGCTGGTCATCTTGACGAAATAGGGGGTTGGCTTGGTCAGTTTGACCTCAAGCGTGTTGTCGTCAACGGCAGTCACGCCAAGCTGGTCCGGCGCCATGTCGCCCGCCACGATTTCCGAGGCGTTGACGATATTCATCAGCTCCATGAACCACGCATATTGCGAGGCGTTGGCCGGATCGACCGCCCGCTGCCAGCCATAGACGAAATCGCCGGCCGTGACGGGTTCGCCATTCGACCATTTCGCTTCCGGGCGCAGGTTGAACGTATAGGTCAGCCCGTCCTCGGACACGGTGTAATCCGTTGCCACGCCGGGAACCATTGCGCCTTTTTCGTCTTCGTTCATCAGCCCTTCAAAAAGCTGGCGAAGGACTTGCGAGCCCTCTACATCGGTGTTTTTCTGCGGATCGGTGGTCTTGATCGCATCCAGCAGCCAGAAGTTGTATTCCTGCGTTTCCGCCAGCTCATCGCCCTCGGCGACTGTTGCCGCCAGCGAGGGCAGCGCGAATGTCGTCGCGATGGCGGTGCTTATCAGGAATTTTCTCATAAGGTCCTCTCCCATTGAGTACTGGCGCGTCTGTCGGCGCCGGAATGGGACAAGGTTAGGCAAAAAGAAACCTCGCGCAAGGTCCGTTCTTCCGGGGTGACGGCGCGTCGCGTTCGGCTGGCTGCCGATCGGGGGCTTTACCGGATCTCTGCGAAAAGGGTTGAATGGACGAAACGGAACGCTACAAAACGCAAACGCTTATGGACCCGCCCGGCATTTCGGGCGCGTGTCAAAGGGAGGAAACCTGATGGGTGGGCTTTTGGCCCTGGCGCGCGGCATCGACCGCCTCAACGCAATGATCGGGAAGGCCGTGTCATGGCTGATCCTGCTAGCTGTTCTGATCAGCGCGGGCAACGCGATTATCCGCAAGATGTTCAGCACATCCTCGAATATGTGGCTGGAACTGCAATGGTATCTGTACGGCGCGGCGTTTCTTGGCGCGGCGGCCTATACGCTGCTGGAAAACGAACATATCCGTATCGACATCGTTTATGGCGCGTGGTCGCGCCGGGTACAGCACTGGATCGACCTGATCGGGCATTTGCTGTTTCTGATGCCTTTCACGCTGGTGATGCTGTATTTTCTGTTCCCCTATGTGATCCGTTCTTTCGAACGGGGCGAGGTCTCGGCAAGCGCCGGGGGGCTGATCCTGTGGCCTGCGAAGGGGCTGCTGCTGGTCGGATTTATCCTTTTATTCCTGCAGGGTATCTCTGAGATCATCAAGAAGATCGCGGTGATGCGCGGATTGATCGAAGACCCGCATGAGCTGAAATCGCATCACGCTCCGCTTGAGATCGACGATTCGCTGCGGGCCGGGGCAGGTTTCGCCGATACGGACCATCCGCTGACAGATCCGGATGCCGGTCATCCGCCCGAGAGGAACGATAATCGGGGGACCCGCTCATGATGGAGCTTATCGCGCAGAACATGGCGCCGATCATGTTCGTTTCGCTGATCCTGTTTCTGCTGTTCGGCTATCCGGTGGCCTTTGCCCTTGCCGCGAACGGGCTGCTTTTCTTCGTGATCGGTGTCGAACTGGCCCCGCTTTCCGATTCGATCTATCTGGACTGGAATCTGCTTGGCACCATGCCGGACCGGCTGTGGGGGGTGTTGTCCAATGAGACATTGCTGGCGATTCCGTTCTTTACCTTCATGGGCATATTGCTGGAGAAATCCGGCATGGCCGAAGACCTGCTGGACACGATCGGCCAGCTTTTCGGGCCGGTGCGCGGCGGTCTTGCCTATGCGGTGATCATTGTCGGTGCGCTTCTTGCGGCGACGACGGGTGTCGTGGCGGCTTCGGTGATCGCGATGGGGCTGATCTCGCTGCCGATCATGCTGCGTTATGGCTATGACCGGCGCATCGCGACGGGGGTGATTGCCGCCTCGGGAACTCTGGCGCAGATCATTCCGCCTTCGCTGGTGCTGATCGTGATGGCCGACCAGTTGGGCCGCTCGGTCGGGGATATGTATAAGGGTGCGCTGATTCCGGGTCTGGTTCTGACCGGGATCTATCTCAGCTATATCTTCATCATGTCGATCCTGCGGCCGAACTCGGTTCCGGCTTTGCCGAAAGAGGCGCGGACACTGGGTTCTGGCGTCATGTCGCTGCTGATCGTGCTGTTGATTGCCGTCGGTGTGGCCTTCGGCGCACATCGCTGGCTGTACGAGACGCAGGGCAGCAATGCCGATATTCTTGGCGCGGCGGCGGCGGTCGGCTTCCTGTTTATCGTCGCGATGACTGACAAGGAGGGCTGGCGCTTCGGCGTCAAGATCGTGATCGCGCTGATCGCGGCGGGGATTGCATGGTTCGCCATGAATGCCGTCGTCGAGACCGGATTCGTCAGCGGTCTTGGCACAAATCAGCGTGTCGGTGTGCTGATCACAGCGGTTTTCGCCGCGGCGATTCTGGCGTTCCTGATCTTCTCGGCGCTGATGAAACTGCTTGGCGGCGTGATCGACTTCACCCCGCGCGAGGAAAACAGCCTTGGCATTCTCAGCCGTCTGGCGCAGCAGGTGATTATCGTTCTGGTGCCGCCTCTGGCGCTTGTATTCTTCGTTCTGGGCACGATTTTCCTTGGATGGGCGACCCCGACCGAAGGTGGCGCGATGGGGGCCGTCGGTGCGCTTGTGCTGTCGGCGGTGAAGGGGCGGCTCAGCTATGACGTGATCCGGCAGGCGCTTGCCTCGACCACGCGTCTGGCCAGTTTCGTGATGTTCATCCTTGTGGGCGCACGGGTGTTCTCGCTGACCTTCTATGGCGTGAACGGGCATATCTGGGTCGAGCATCTGCTGACCTCATTGCCCGGCGGCGAATATGGTTTCCTGATCGTCGTCTCGATCATGGTGTTCCTGCTGGCCTTCTTCCTCGATTTCTTCGAACTGGCCTTCATCATCGTGCCGCTTCTGGCCCCGGCAGCGGAAAGCCTTGGGATCGACCTGATCTGGTTCGGGGTGATCCTCGGGGTGAATATGCAGACATCCTTCATGCATCCGCCCTTCGGTTTCGCGCTGTTCTATCTGCGATCCGTCGCGCCAAAAGTGCCTTATACCGACAAGATCACCGGGCTGGTGACGCAGCCGGTCAAGACAAGCCAGATCTATTGGGGTGCGGTGCCGTTCGTCTTTATCCAGATCCTGATGATCGGGGTGGTGATCCTGTTCCCCGGACTGGTCATGCATTACAAGGGTGAGCCGGTGGATCTTGAAAACGTGGATTTCACCATCCCGATGAGCGGTAGCGGCGACAGTTTCGGCGGTTTTGGATCGCTTGGCGGTCTGGGTGGAACGCCCTTCGGCAGCGATGCCGCGCCGGGCGGGCAGGATGCGCCGCAAACTCAGCCCGCGACATCTTCGGGCGGTATCGGGGATCTGGGCGGCCCGCCTTCTTTCGAGGCACCGTCATCGCCATCCGAGGCTCCGGAAAGCGTCGATCCGCTGTCAGGGCCTCCTCCGGGGCTTACCGCGCCGTCGCAATAGCGCGTCATGATATGCACCAATGAAAAACGGGGGCCATGCGCCCCCGTTTTTCTTGTCATGAACCGGATGGATACGGCGATTGCCTGCCATCCCGGGAATGGTCTGCTTATGCCACCTCGGCAAAGACCTTGTTCAGCGCCTTTTCCAGCTTGTCGAACATCTCATCCATTTGCCCTTCGGTCAGCACGAAGGGCGGGCACAGCACGATGGATTGACCCAGAGGGCGGCAGATCAGGCCCATATCGGTGCAGGTATTCGCGATCCGCTCGCTGACCGACAGATCACCCGCAAAGGGGGTTTTCGTCGCCGGGTCCAGACAGGCCTCAAGCGCCCACATATAGCCGACGCCGCGCAGCTCTCCGATATGGTTCGAGCGGTTCATGATCTCGCGCAGGCCGTTCTCCATCCGGGGGGCGAGGCGTTTGACGTTATCCGCCAGCCCCTCATTCATCACCACGTCGATGGCTTTCAGCGCGATGGCGCAGCCGACCGGATGGCCCGAGGCGGTGAAACCATGCGGGAATTCCTCGATCGCCTCAACGGCGGCATCCAGGCGATCCGCCAGTTCCGGCCCGAGGATCACCGCGCCCATCGGGAACATGCCCGCGGTCAGGTTCTTCGAGGAAATGATCGCATCCGGCACGAAATCATAGGTCTGGCTGCCCCAGGTATTCCCGGTGCGCCCGAAGCCGCAGATCACCTCATCCGCGATCAGGGGGATGCCGTGCTTTTTCAGGATCGGCTGGATGGCCTGGAAATAACCCTTTGACGGAGGGATCACACCACCCGCGCCGATCACCGGTTCGGCAAAGAAACCGGCAATAGTGTCGGCACCTTCGCGGGCGATCACCTCTTCCAGTTCCTTCGCCAGACGTGCGGTGAATTGCTCTTCGGTCTCGCCATCTTCGCCGAAACGCCAGTAATGCGGGCTGCCCAGATGGATGAACCCGTCAAGCGGCAGGCCGAACACCTCATTATAGGGCTTGCCAGTCATGGAGGCCGATACGGCAGTCACGCCATGATAGGCATTCCAGCGGGTCAGGATCTTGCGCTTCTGCGGCTTGCCCTCGGACCCGCCAAGGAACCACAGCATCTTGACCATCGTATCATTGGCTTCCGAGCCGGAGTTCGTGTAGAAAACCTTGCCGCGTTCGAAGGGCGAAACCTCGACCAGCTTTTCCGACAGCATCACGGTCTGATCCGACATGCGCCCGAAAAACGCGTGATAGCCGGGGAAGCGGTCATATTGCGCCTTCGCGGCCTCGATCAGGCCCTTATGGTCGAAGCCGGCCACCATGTTCCACAGCCCGGAATTGGCGTCGAGATATTGTTTGCCATTCGTATCAAAGATATAGGGGCCTTCGCCGTGGGTGACGACCACCGTGCCGCGTTCATGGACGCTTGGCAGGTCGGTGAACCCGTAGAAGGAATATTCCTCGGCGCGTTTTTCCCAGCTTTGCGGTTGGGGCATGATATTCTCCTGCAAAGATTTGCGGGCAGGCTATCCTTGCCGTTGCGGCTCGGCAATGGGGTGCGTCGCGTCGCGGGGGCGGCGTGCATTGATGATGGCGCCCGGCGCGGCCAGCGTGACGGTGACGAAGCTGACATAAAGCAGCAGATACCATGAGCCGATCTTGGCAAAGCTGACAAGCTGCGCCTCGTTCTGCCCGGCATACAGCCAAGTGCCGGTATGGGTGCCGATATTCTCGGCGATCCAGAGGAACAGGCTGGCCAGAAAGGCCGAGATCACCATCGGCAGGCGATACCAGCGGCTGATGCGGAACCAGATCCATGTGCGGCCATAGATCAGGATTGTGGCGGCAAAAAGCAGCCAGCGAATATCGGGCAGATAGTGATGGGCGAAGAAATTCACATAAATCGCCACGGCCAGCAGAACCGTTGCCGGAAAGGGCGGGTAGGGGACATAGCGCATGTCGAAATTGCGAATGGCCCGCGCGATGAAGGACCCGACCGAGGCATACATGAAGCCTGAAAACAGCGGCACTCCGGCGATGCGGAAGAAAGCGGGCTCGGGATATGCCCATGATCCGGCCCAGGTCTTGAACAACTCCATCGCGGTGCCGGTGATATGGAACAGCAGGATCACGCGGGCCTCGGCCCCGCTTTCCATGCGCAGCGCCAGAAACAGTGCCTGCACAGCGACGGCGAACAGGAACAAGGCGTCATAGCGCTCAAGCGCCCAGTCGGGCTGCCAGACCGACTTGCTGAGAAGGATCGCGATCAGCAGCAGCCCGCCGAAAAGCGCGGACCACCCCATTTTCAAGGTGAACATGACCAGATCGCGAACCGGCCCCGGCAGCCGGGCGCGGGCCCAGTTGCCGAGACGATGTTCAAGCCGTCTTGTGCGACCCGCGCGGAGGTCGCCCTCGCTCACATCCCCTCGTAAAGCGGGAACCGGGCGCAGAGGTCACTGACTTCGGACGCGACACGGGCTTCGGTCTCGGCGTTGCCGTCCTCGCCATTCGCGGCCAGCCCGTCGACCACATCGACGATCCAGAGTGCGATCTGTCGGAACTCGGCCTCACCAAAGCCGCGCGTGGTTCCTGCGGGCGCACCCAGGCGGATCCCCGAGGTCACGAAGGGTTTTTCCGGATCGAAGGGCACGCCGTTCTTGTTGCAGGTGATATTGGCGCGACCCAGAGCGGCCTCGGCGGCTTTGCCGGTCACGCCTTTGGGACGCAGATCGGCCAGACAGAGATGGTTATCGGTGCCGCCCGACACGATGTCGATGCCGCCCTTCATCAGCTCATCCGCCAGAGCCTGCGCGTTGCGGACGACCTGCGCCGCGTAATCCGCGAAGGACGGATCGAGCGCCTCCTTGAAGGCAACCGCCTTGGCGGCGATGACATGCATCAGCGGGCCACCCTGAAGCCCGGGGAATACGGCCGAGTTGATCTTTTTGGCGATATCGGCGTCATTCGTCAGCACGATCCCGCCACGCGGACCACGCAGTGATTTATGGGTCGTGGTGGTTACGACATGGGCATGAGGAACCGGCGAAGGGTGCACGCCACCCGCGACCAGACCGGCGATATGGGCCATATCGACCATCAGATAGGCACCGACCTCATCGGCGATTTCCCGGAAGGCCGCCCAGTCCCAGACCCGGCTATAGGCGGTGCCGCCGGCAAGGATCAGCTTCGGCTTATGCTCATGCGCCTTCTCGCGGATTTCCTCCATATCCAGAAGGTTATCCTGCTCACGCACACCATAGCTGACCACGTTGAACCATTTCCCCGACATATTGACCGGAGAGCCATGCGTCAGGTGGCCGCCGGAATTCAGGTCCAGACCCATGAACGTATCGCCCGGCTTCAGAAGCGCCAGAAACACCGCCTGGTTCATCTGGCTGCCGGAATTGGGCTGAACATTGGCGAATTCCGCGCCGAAAAGCTGCTTCGCACGTTCAATCGCAAGCGTTTCGACGATATCGACATATTCGCAGCCACCGTAATAGCGCTTACCCGGATAGCCCTCGGCGTATTTATTGGTCAGCACCGAACCCTGCGCTTCGAGCACCGCCTTGCTGACGATATTTTCCGAGGCAATCAACTCGATCTCATCACGCTGTCGTCCCAGCTCTTTGCCGATGGCGGCGCTGATCTCTGGGTCGGCGGCAGAGAGGTTTTCGGTGAAGAACTGGTCGCGATTCATAGGCTGCTCCTTCGGGCACGGTATATCAGTCGTTTAGCGGCTTTTTCTGCGCGGGCAAAGCCCTGCAAGGCGCGATTGCGGCTGGACATGATCGCGCGGCCCGCCATGATGGCGGGCATGAGAATGCATTTCGTTGCCAGTGAAACCGAGACCGCGCAATCGGCGCTGACCGAGCTGACCGAAAGATACGGTCAGCACAGATGGCGTGAGGCCGATGTCGTGGTGGCGCTTGGCGGCGACGGGCTGATGCTGAGCGTGATGCATCAGAACAAGGGGCTGCCGGTTTACGGCATGAATCGCGGCACGGTCGGGTTCATGATGAACGATTACGCTGTCGGCGACCTGCCCGAGCGTATCGCAGCAGCCGAGGAAACCGTGACCAACCCGCTGGCGATGACAGCGACGACGGCTGATGGGCGCGAATATGTCGCTCTGGCGATCAACGAGGTCAGTCTTCTGCGCGCCGGGCCTCAGGCGGCGAAGCTGCGGATCTCGGTGAATGGGCGTGTGCGTCTGGATGAGCTGATCTGTGACGGGGCGCTGCTCTGCACCCCGGCGGGATCGACGGCGTATAATTACAGCGCGAACGGTCCGATCCTGCCGATGGGATCGGATGTGCTTGCGCTGACCGCAATCGCGGCATTCCGGCCCCGCCGCTGGCGTGGCGCGATCCTGCCGCGTGCGGCGGTCGTCCGGTTCGATGTGCTGGAGCCCGAGAAACGTCCGGTCATGGCGGATGCGGATTCGCGCGGCGTCGATTCGGTG
This sequence is a window from Paracoccus aerodenitrificans. Protein-coding genes within it:
- a CDS encoding aminotransferase; amino-acid sequence: MPQPQSWEKRAEEYSFYGFTDLPSVHERGTVVVTHGEGPYIFDTNGKQYLDANSGLWNMVAGFDHKGLIEAAKAQYDRFPGYHAFFGRMSDQTVMLSEKLVEVSPFERGKVFYTNSGSEANDTMVKMLWFLGGSEGKPQKRKILTRWNAYHGVTAVSASMTGKPYNEVFGLPLDGFIHLGSPHYWRFGEDGETEEQFTARLAKELEEVIAREGADTIAGFFAEPVIGAGGVIPPSKGYFQAIQPILKKHGIPLIADEVICGFGRTGNTWGSQTYDFVPDAIISSKNLTAGMFPMGAVILGPELADRLDAAVEAIEEFPHGFTASGHPVGCAIALKAIDVVMNEGLADNVKRLAPRMENGLREIMNRSNHIGELRGVGYMWALEACLDPATKTPFAGDLSVSERIANTCTDMGLICRPLGQSIVLCPPFVLTEGQMDEMFDKLEKALNKVFAEVA
- a CDS encoding DUF817 domain-containing protein, yielding MSEGDLRAGRTRRLEHRLGNWARARLPGPVRDLVMFTLKMGWSALFGGLLLIAILLSKSVWQPDWALERYDALFLFAVAVQALFLALRMESGAEARVILLFHITGTAMELFKTWAGSWAYPEPAFFRIAGVPLFSGFMYASVGSFIARAIRNFDMRYVPYPPFPATVLLAVAIYVNFFAHHYLPDIRWLLFAATILIYGRTWIWFRISRWYRLPMVISAFLASLFLWIAENIGTHTGTWLYAGQNEAQLVSFAKIGSWYLLLYVSFVTVTLAAPGAIINARRPRDATHPIAEPQRQG
- a CDS encoding TRAP transporter large permease — translated: MMELIAQNMAPIMFVSLILFLLFGYPVAFALAANGLLFFVIGVELAPLSDSIYLDWNLLGTMPDRLWGVLSNETLLAIPFFTFMGILLEKSGMAEDLLDTIGQLFGPVRGGLAYAVIIVGALLAATTGVVAASVIAMGLISLPIMLRYGYDRRIATGVIAASGTLAQIIPPSLVLIVMADQLGRSVGDMYKGALIPGLVLTGIYLSYIFIMSILRPNSVPALPKEARTLGSGVMSLLIVLLIAVGVAFGAHRWLYETQGSNADILGAAAAVGFLFIVAMTDKEGWRFGVKIVIALIAAGIAWFAMNAVVETGFVSGLGTNQRVGVLITAVFAAAILAFLIFSALMKLLGGVIDFTPREENSLGILSRLAQQVIIVLVPPLALVFFVLGTIFLGWATPTEGGAMGAVGALVLSAVKGRLSYDVIRQALASTTRLASFVMFILVGARVFSLTFYGVNGHIWVEHLLTSLPGGEYGFLIVVSIMVFLLAFFLDFFELAFIIVPLLAPAAESLGIDLIWFGVILGVNMQTSFMHPPFGFALFYLRSVAPKVPYTDKITGLVTQPVKTSQIYWGAVPFVFIQILMIGVVILFPGLVMHYKGEPVDLENVDFTIPMSGSGDSFGGFGSLGGLGGTPFGSDAAPGGQDAPQTQPATSSGGIGDLGGPPSFEAPSSPSEAPESVDPLSGPPPGLTAPSQ
- the glyA gene encoding serine hydroxymethyltransferase, whose translation is MNRDQFFTENLSAADPEISAAIGKELGRQRDEIELIASENIVSKAVLEAQGSVLTNKYAEGYPGKRYYGGCEYVDIVETLAIERAKQLFGAEFANVQPNSGSQMNQAVFLALLKPGDTFMGLDLNSGGHLTHGSPVNMSGKWFNVVSYGVREQDNLLDMEEIREKAHEHKPKLILAGGTAYSRVWDWAAFREIADEVGAYLMVDMAHIAGLVAGGVHPSPVPHAHVVTTTTHKSLRGPRGGIVLTNDADIAKKINSAVFPGLQGGPLMHVIAAKAVAFKEALDPSFADYAAQVVRNAQALADELMKGGIDIVSGGTDNHLCLADLRPKGVTGKAAEAALGRANITCNKNGVPFDPEKPFVTSGIRLGAPAGTTRGFGEAEFRQIALWIVDVVDGLAANGEDGNAETEARVASEVSDLCARFPLYEGM
- a CDS encoding NAD kinase gives rise to the protein MRMHFVASETETAQSALTELTERYGQHRWREADVVVALGGDGLMLSVMHQNKGLPVYGMNRGTVGFMMNDYAVGDLPERIAAAEETVTNPLAMTATTADGREYVALAINEVSLLRAGPQAAKLRISVNGRVRLDELICDGALLCTPAGSTAYNYSANGPILPMGSDVLALTAIAAFRPRRWRGAILPRAAVVRFDVLEPEKRPVMADADSRGVDSVRAVEIRSEASIKHRLLFDPGHGLEERLTREQFV